In one Lachnospiraceae bacterium GAM79 genomic region, the following are encoded:
- the pstA gene encoding phosphate ABC transporter permease PstA: MGKRNLLAEYKRRPGSLILRILVYLAAALTLVCIAFILIYILAKGIPNLTPDLFKLEYTSDNCSMLPALVNTLFMTLLSLLIAGPIGIFAAIYLVEYAKSGNKLVGIVRITAETLTGIPSIVYGLFGMILFMTKLGWGLSLLSGAFTLAIMVLPVIMRTTEEALLAVPKSYREGSFGLGAGKLRTVFKVVLPSAVPGILSGVILATGRIVGETAALIYTAGSVPRIAKNLFSSTRTLSVHMYLLSKEGLHTDQAYATAVVLLVFVVLINFASDAIAKKMSAKTEKDR, from the coding sequence ATGGGAAAAAGAAATTTACTTGCGGAATATAAAAGACGTCCCGGCTCACTGATCCTTCGGATACTTGTTTATCTGGCAGCAGCTTTGACGTTGGTTTGTATTGCTTTTATTTTGATCTATATTCTTGCAAAAGGAATTCCGAATCTGACACCGGATCTGTTCAAGCTGGAATATACATCGGATAATTGCTCGATGCTTCCGGCATTGGTTAATACGTTGTTTATGACATTACTGTCACTGCTGATTGCGGGACCGATCGGTATCTTCGCAGCTATTTATCTGGTGGAGTATGCAAAATCAGGAAATAAGCTGGTTGGAATTGTACGTATCACTGCAGAGACACTGACAGGTATTCCATCTATTGTATATGGTTTGTTCGGAATGATCTTATTTATGACAAAGCTTGGATGGGGATTGTCCCTGCTGTCCGGTGCGTTTACACTGGCGATCATGGTGCTTCCGGTTATCATGAGAACAACAGAAGAAGCCTTGCTGGCTGTTCCAAAGTCATACAGAGAAGGAAGCTTTGGACTTGGTGCAGGAAAACTTCGTACAGTATTTAAGGTTGTTTTACCGAGTGCTGTTCCGGGTATTTTATCCGGTGTTATCCTTGCAACCGGGCGAATTGTCGGAGAGACAGCAGCGTTGATCTATACGGCAGGCAGTGTGCCGAGAATAGCGAAGAATTTATTTTCTTCCACACGAACCTTGTCCGTACATATGTATCTTCTTTCCAAAGAGGGACTTCATACGGATCAGGCATATGCAACAGCCGTTGTTCTTCTTGTATTCGTAGTATTGATTAATTTCGCATCCGATGCAATTGCAAAGAAAATGTCGGCGAAAACAGAAAAAGACAGATAA
- a CDS encoding substrate-binding domain-containing protein, with amino-acid sequence MKKGNKILAVTLSAALAAGCLAGCGSKGSSDSKSGSFDTSQEISVVSREEGSGTRGAFVELTGVEEKDADGNKVDKTTTSAITANSTEVVLTTVAGDDYSIGYISLGALNDTVKAVKIGGVEATADNINNGTYTLSRPFNIVTKGQVSDVAQDFINYIMSEDGQKIVSSNGYIEIANSGAFKSSGATGKIVIAGSSSVTPVMEKLTEAYKAVNSGADIELQESDSTTGITAAADGTCDIGMASRELKDSETGEGLTATVIAMDGIAVIVNKNNPATDLTTDQVKSIFTGEAATWADVK; translated from the coding sequence ATGAAAAAAGGAAATAAGATTTTAGCGGTAACATTAAGTGCAGCACTTGCGGCAGGATGCCTTGCAGGATGTGGAAGTAAAGGTAGTTCAGATTCCAAGAGCGGAAGTTTTGATACATCACAGGAGATCTCAGTTGTATCCAGAGAGGAAGGCTCAGGTACAAGAGGAGCATTTGTGGAACTGACCGGTGTAGAAGAAAAGGACGCAGATGGAAATAAAGTTGATAAGACAACTACGAGTGCGATTACAGCAAACAGTACAGAAGTAGTTCTCACAACCGTTGCAGGAGACGATTATTCGATCGGTTATATTTCACTCGGAGCATTAAATGATACAGTAAAGGCAGTTAAGATCGGCGGCGTTGAAGCAACAGCAGATAATATCAACAACGGTACATACACATTATCAAGACCATTCAACATTGTAACAAAGGGTCAGGTAAGTGATGTAGCACAGGATTTTATCAACTATATTATGAGTGAAGACGGACAGAAGATCGTATCAAGTAATGGTTACATTGAGATTGCAAATTCAGGAGCATTTAAGTCTTCAGGTGCAACCGGTAAAATCGTAATTGCCGGATCATCATCTGTAACTCCTGTTATGGAGAAATTAACAGAGGCATATAAGGCAGTGAACAGTGGTGCGGATATCGAGCTTCAGGAATCTGATTCAACAACAGGTATTACAGCAGCGGCAGATGGTACATGTGATATCGGTATGGCATCCAGAGAACTGAAGGATAGCGAGACAGGTGAAGGACTTACAGCTACTGTAATCGCAATGGATGGTATCGCAGTTATTGTAAATAAGAATAACCCTGCAACTGATTTAACTACCGATCAGGTAAAATCAATCTTTACAGGAGAAGCAGCAACCTGGGCAGATGTCAAATAG
- the pstC gene encoding phosphate ABC transporter permease subunit PstC: MQKFKEIFMHIVFLLAAFVSIAAVLLICVFLFASGIPAMKEIGLTDFLFGKVWRPTNNYFGILPFILGSIYVTAGAIVIGVPIGLLTAIFLSKFCPPKAYKVIKPFINLMAGIPSVVYGFFGMCVLVPAVRQIFGVNGNTMLTASVLLGIMILPTIISVSETSISAVPDKYYQGALALGATHERSVFLTVVPAARSGIMAAIILGVGRAIGETMAVIMVAGNQVHMPKGLMKGVRTMTANIVMEMGYAQDLHREALIATGVVLFVFILIINLLFSILKRKTVN; this comes from the coding sequence ATGCAAAAGTTTAAAGAAATATTCATGCATATCGTATTCCTGTTAGCGGCATTTGTATCGATAGCAGCGGTTTTATTGATCTGTGTGTTCTTATTTGCAAGTGGTATTCCTGCCATGAAGGAAATCGGTCTGACTGATTTCCTCTTTGGCAAAGTCTGGAGACCGACCAATAATTATTTTGGAATCCTTCCGTTTATTCTTGGCAGTATCTACGTTACGGCCGGGGCAATCGTGATCGGCGTTCCGATCGGACTTCTGACAGCGATATTTTTATCAAAATTCTGCCCACCAAAAGCATATAAGGTCATTAAACCATTTATCAATCTGATGGCAGGAATCCCATCGGTTGTATACGGATTTTTTGGAATGTGTGTACTTGTTCCGGCAGTCAGACAGATTTTCGGAGTGAACGGAAATACAATGCTTACCGCATCTGTACTGCTTGGCATCATGATACTTCCGACGATCATCAGTGTATCTGAAACTTCGATCAGTGCTGTCCCGGATAAATATTATCAGGGTGCATTAGCACTTGGAGCGACACATGAAAGAAGTGTATTTCTTACCGTAGTACCGGCTGCAAGATCCGGTATCATGGCAGCGATCATCTTGGGCGTTGGTCGTGCGATCGGTGAGACAATGGCTGTTATCATGGTGGCGGGAAATCAGGTCCATATGCCGAAAGGATTGATGAAGGGTGTTAGAACCATGACTGCAAATATCGTAATGGAAATGGGTTATGCCCAGGATCTTCACAGAGAGGCTCTGATCGCAACAGGTGTTGTATTGTTTGTATTCATTCTGATCATTAACCTGCTGTTTTCAATTTTAAAAAGAAAGACGGTGAACTAA
- the tsaA gene encoding tRNA (N6-threonylcarbamoyladenosine(37)-N6)-methyltransferase TrmO — MNIIGHVYTDFQEKFGIPRQSGLVDELTGTVVFLPEYRQPEAFRGLEDFSHIWILWEFHKAKRENWSATVKPPKLGGNKRMGVFATRSPFRPNNIGLSSVKLTGIEYTDDYGPILHISGVDLLNGTPVYDIKPYIPYTDCHPDATGGFTEHIHTEKLDVIFPPELLAMIPEAKRPALIGILAEDPRPGYQHDPDRRYGVAFAGFDVRFHINGNVLTVCEVVAVQ, encoded by the coding sequence ATGAATATCATCGGACATGTATATACAGATTTTCAGGAAAAATTCGGAATTCCCAGACAGAGCGGTCTGGTGGATGAACTGACCGGAACGGTCGTTTTTCTGCCGGAATACAGGCAACCGGAAGCCTTCCGGGGGCTGGAGGATTTCTCCCACATCTGGATCCTGTGGGAATTCCATAAAGCCAAACGGGAGAACTGGAGTGCAACAGTAAAGCCGCCAAAACTTGGCGGCAATAAAAGAATGGGCGTATTCGCGACCAGATCGCCGTTCCGCCCAAATAATATAGGTCTGTCTTCTGTAAAATTGACAGGAATTGAATATACCGATGACTATGGTCCGATCCTGCATATCTCCGGTGTCGATCTTTTAAACGGTACTCCTGTATATGATATCAAACCTTATATTCCATATACGGACTGCCACCCGGATGCCACCGGCGGTTTTACCGAACACATTCATACGGAAAAACTGGATGTCATCTTTCCGCCGGAGCTTCTGGCAATGATCCCGGAAGCCAAGCGTCCTGCCTTGATCGGCATTCTTGCAGAAGATCCGCGTCCCGGCTACCAGCACGATCCCGACCGCAGATATGGCGTCGCCTTCGCAGGCTTCGACGTGCGCTTCCACATCAACGGCAACGTCCTCACAGTGTGTGAGGTGGTGGCTGTACAGTGA
- a CDS encoding ATPase has product MSITIAELKNRNKDSYRLIDIRDAIEISHGAVPDAIAVPAEEIETSSEVDKDKLLVIFCARGVVSIDVAEHLKEKGYQAESLEGGYAAWLLDVMSKPEEQNKAKDVELSLRKKFKKSIWSKFTKAINTYELVKPGDKIAVCISGGKDSMLMAKCFQELKLHNKFEFEVKFLVMDPGYSETNRKVIEENAKSLNIPITIFESDIFESVFTVEKSPCYLCARMRRGHLYHFAQELGCNKIALGHHYDDVIETILMGMLYGAQVQTMMPKLHSTNFEGMELIRPLYLVREDDIKAWRDYNGLHFIQCACKFTDTCTTCNNENRSKRVEIKELIQTLKQVNPYVEGNIFKSVENVNLDTVVAWKQHGEKHHFLDAYDRKNICTENDPKE; this is encoded by the coding sequence ATGAGCATTACAATAGCGGAATTAAAGAATCGAAATAAAGACAGTTATCGGTTGATCGATATCCGGGATGCCATTGAGATCTCTCATGGGGCAGTGCCGGATGCGATTGCGGTTCCTGCGGAAGAAATAGAGACAAGCAGCGAGGTGGATAAGGACAAGCTGCTTGTTATTTTCTGTGCGAGAGGCGTAGTCAGCATCGACGTAGCGGAGCATTTGAAAGAAAAAGGATATCAGGCAGAGAGTCTGGAAGGCGGTTATGCTGCATGGCTGTTAGATGTTATGAGCAAGCCGGAGGAGCAGAACAAGGCGAAGGATGTTGAGCTGAGCCTGCGTAAGAAATTCAAGAAAAGCATCTGGTCGAAGTTCACCAAGGCGATCAACACATATGAGCTGGTGAAGCCGGGAGATAAGATCGCAGTATGTATTTCCGGTGGTAAGGATTCCATGCTGATGGCGAAATGTTTTCAGGAATTGAAGCTGCATAACAAATTTGAATTTGAAGTTAAGTTTCTGGTTATGGATCCCGGTTACAGTGAGACGAACCGGAAGGTTATAGAAGAAAATGCAAAAAGTCTGAATATCCCGATCACGATATTTGAATCGGATATATTTGAATCGGTGTTTACGGTAGAGAAGTCACCATGTTATCTGTGTGCACGAATGAGACGAGGACATCTGTATCATTTTGCACAGGAGCTTGGCTGTAATAAGATTGCACTTGGTCATCACTATGATGATGTAATTGAAACCATATTGATGGGTATGCTGTATGGTGCACAGGTACAGACGATGATGCCGAAGCTTCACAGCACGAATTTTGAAGGGATGGAACTGATCCGACCGTTATATCTGGTGCGTGAGGATGATATCAAGGCATGGAGGGACTATAATGGTCTGCATTTTATCCAGTGTGCATGCAAATTCACGGACACCTGTACGACTTGTAATAACGAGAATCGTTCGAAACGTGTTGAGATCAAGGAACTGATTCAGACTTTGAAGCAGGTAAATCCTTATGTGGAAGGGAATATTTTCAAGAGTGTGGAAAATGTAAATCTGGACACGGTTGTTGCATGGAAGCAGCACGGAGAGAAGCATCATTTTCTGGATGCATATGACAGGAAAAATATCTGTACAGAAAATGATCCAAAGGAATAA
- a CDS encoding cupin domain-containing protein: MKISFDTIAESAIENFKGGEGTFHVHMFQDMNNKIMRGRLVPGSSIGTHMHETNSEIIYVLSGVGTMEYEDTKEKLYPGDCHYCPQGATHSLSNEGSEDLIFFAVVPEHEH; the protein is encoded by the coding sequence ATGAAGATATCGTTTGATACAATCGCAGAATCAGCGATCGAGAATTTTAAAGGGGGAGAAGGAACATTCCATGTGCATATGTTTCAGGATATGAATAACAAGATCATGAGGGGCAGACTTGTGCCTGGTTCATCAATCGGAACACATATGCATGAGACAAACAGTGAAATCATTTACGTACTTTCCGGTGTTGGAACGATGGAGTATGAGGACACCAAAGAGAAGTTGTATCCGGGCGACTGCCATTATTGTCCGCAGGGAGCGACCCACAGCCTGTCAAATGAAGGCAGCGAAGACCTCATATTCTTCGCCGTAGTACCTGAACACGAGCACTAG
- a CDS encoding putative ABC transporter permease codes for MNKALVLLFLFFIGSLIGWVIELFFRRFCSPNGRTTKKWVNPGFLVGPYLPLYGSGLCVLYMLASINLSFLDEHPIIEKIVLFVFMAIAMTVIEYITGLIFIKGMNVKLWDYTDRWGNIQGIICPLFSFFWAVLGATYYLLIHPHVLSALDWLSRNLAFSFFIGFFYGVFLIDIVYSFNLIVKIRKLAAEYEIVVKIDELKQHLLEEAELRKEKSHFFLAMKNARPLREIFEDSLEKYSIKKILKEKKKK; via the coding sequence ATGAATAAAGCTCTTGTATTATTGTTTTTATTTTTTATCGGAAGTCTGATCGGATGGGTGATTGAATTGTTCTTCCGCAGATTCTGTTCTCCAAATGGTCGAACAACAAAGAAATGGGTAAATCCCGGCTTTCTGGTCGGTCCTTACCTTCCGCTATATGGATCAGGACTATGCGTCTTGTATATGCTAGCATCTATTAACCTGTCATTTCTGGATGAACATCCAATCATTGAGAAGATTGTTTTATTTGTATTTATGGCGATCGCTATGACCGTGATCGAATACATCACCGGATTGATCTTCATTAAGGGAATGAATGTAAAACTCTGGGACTACACAGACCGATGGGGCAATATTCAGGGAATCATCTGTCCACTGTTTTCATTCTTCTGGGCAGTTCTCGGCGCGACCTACTACCTGCTGATCCATCCACATGTTTTATCAGCACTTGACTGGTTATCCAGAAACCTTGCATTTTCATTCTTTATTGGATTCTTCTACGGCGTGTTCCTGATTGATATCGTTTACTCCTTCAACCTTATCGTTAAGATACGTAAGCTGGCTGCCGAATATGAAATCGTCGTTAAGATTGACGAACTCAAACAGCATCTGTTAGAGGAAGCTGAGCTCCGTAAGGAAAAATCACATTTCTTCCTTGCTATGAAAAATGCTCGACCACTCCGTGAGATATTTGAGGATTCGTTAGAGAAATATTCCATTAAGAAGATTCTGAAAGAAAAGAAGAAGAAATAA
- the nadA gene encoding quinolinate synthase NadA, with amino-acid sequence MNIKEMQDEIMRIKKEKDICILAHAYQSHDIWEVADYVGDSFGLAQRAAEAPQKTMIMCGVRFMAETVKLLSPEKTVYLPEPDAGCPMADQIDYDLLAALREKNPDYTVVAYVNTTTEVKTLSDVCVTSSSAVKIVKNMPEKDILFIPDCNLGSWVKKQVPEKNIKLVSGGCPTHVRVTVKDVEKAKAAHPNALLLVHPECLKEVTELADYAGSTTGIMDYAAKSDAKEFIIGTENSIVSHLQLAHPEKRFYALSKDCVCHNMKMTTLGDVYNCVVNGEGESITLTEETMQKARKSIDAMLRLG; translated from the coding sequence ATGAATATAAAAGAGATGCAGGATGAAATAATGAGAATAAAGAAGGAAAAGGATATTTGTATTCTTGCACATGCCTACCAGAGCCATGATATCTGGGAAGTAGCTGACTATGTAGGAGATTCCTTTGGCCTTGCACAGAGAGCAGCGGAAGCACCTCAAAAGACTATGATCATGTGTGGTGTGCGTTTTATGGCAGAGACTGTAAAACTGTTATCACCGGAAAAGACAGTATACCTGCCGGAGCCGGATGCCGGATGCCCGATGGCAGACCAGATCGACTATGATCTGTTAGCTGCCCTTCGTGAAAAGAATCCGGATTATACAGTTGTGGCATATGTGAATACTACAACAGAAGTAAAGACGTTGAGTGATGTCTGTGTTACATCTTCTTCGGCAGTAAAGATCGTGAAGAATATGCCGGAAAAGGATATCTTATTTATTCCTGACTGTAATCTCGGTTCATGGGTAAAAAAGCAGGTACCGGAAAAGAATATTAAGCTGGTGTCGGGCGGCTGTCCGACACATGTCAGAGTAACCGTAAAAGATGTAGAGAAAGCAAAAGCAGCTCATCCAAATGCATTACTTCTGGTACATCCGGAATGTTTAAAGGAAGTAACGGAGCTTGCAGACTATGCCGGAAGTACAACCGGAATTATGGATTATGCAGCAAAGAGTGATGCAAAAGAATTCATTATCGGTACGGAGAACAGTATCGTGTCACACCTTCAGCTTGCACACCCGGAGAAGCGTTTCTATGCATTGTCTAAGGATTGTGTATGCCACAACATGAAGATGACGACACTTGGTGATGTCTATAACTGCGTGGTAAATGGTGAGGGCGAGAGCATTACCCTTACAGAGGAGACAATGCAGAAAGCCAGAAAGAGCATCGATGCGATGCTGCGCCTTGGCTAG
- the pdxS gene encoding pyridoxal 5'-phosphate synthase lyase subunit PdxS, translated as MANRQYELNKELAQMLKGGVIMDVTTPEQAKIAEAAGACAVMALERIPADIRAAGGVSRMSDPKMIKGIQDAVSIPVMAKCRIGHFVEAQLLEAIEIDYIDESEVLSPADDVYHIDKTKFKVPFVCGAKDLGEALRRINEGASMIRTKGEPGTGDVVQAVRHMRMMNSEIARISSMREDELYDAAKVLQVPYDLVLYVHEHKRLPVVNFAAGGVATPADAALMMQLGAEGVFVGSGIFKSGNPEKRANAIVKAVTNFTDAKLIAELSEDLGEAMVGINESEIELLMAERGK; from the coding sequence ATGGCAAACAGACAGTATGAATTAAACAAAGAATTGGCACAGATGTTAAAGGGTGGCGTTATCATGGATGTAACAACACCGGAGCAGGCAAAGATTGCAGAGGCAGCAGGTGCTTGTGCAGTTATGGCACTGGAGCGTATTCCTGCTGACATCAGAGCAGCAGGTGGTGTATCAAGAATGAGTGATCCTAAGATGATCAAAGGTATTCAGGATGCAGTATCTATCCCTGTTATGGCAAAGTGCCGTATCGGACATTTTGTAGAAGCTCAGCTTCTTGAAGCAATCGAGATCGATTACATTGATGAGAGTGAAGTTCTTTCACCTGCTGATGATGTATATCACATCGACAAGACAAAGTTCAAAGTACCATTTGTATGTGGTGCTAAGGATCTCGGCGAGGCACTTCGTAGAATCAATGAAGGTGCATCCATGATCCGTACAAAGGGTGAACCCGGTACAGGTGATGTTGTTCAGGCGGTAAGACATATGAGAATGATGAACAGCGAGATCGCACGTATTTCTTCTATGCGTGAAGATGAATTATATGATGCAGCAAAGGTTCTTCAGGTTCCATATGACCTTGTATTATATGTACATGAGCACAAGCGCCTTCCGGTTGTAAACTTCGCAGCAGGCGGTGTTGCTACACCGGCAGACGCAGCTCTTATGATGCAGCTTGGTGCTGAAGGCGTATTCGTTGGATCTGGTATCTTCAAGTCAGGAAATCCGGAGAAGCGTGCAAATGCCATCGTTAAGGCTGTTACAAACTTCACAGATGCAAAACTGATCGCTGAATTATCAGAGGATCTTGGTGAAGCTATGGTTGGTATCAATGAGAGCGAGATCGAACTCCTTATGGCTGAGCGTGGTAAGTAA
- a CDS encoding PLP-dependent aminotransferase family protein, with protein MLTYALENRGTDTLYEYLYKQIKTDILSKKLVAGERLPSKRLLAKNLNVSTITVENAYSQLVAEGYIYSIPKSGYYVTDISADLMKPLPERPAKQFEKPKEKKTYFADFASNSTVEDAFPFSIWSKLLKEVMAENSKELMSRSPSKGVYELRSAVAGYLYQFRGMDVKPEQVIIGAGTEYLYGLIIQLLGYDKCYAVEDPGYQKISRIYQAQNVCCKFVAMDENGINMEALEESGADVLHISPAHHFPTGLVTPVSRRYELLSWASRKDNRYIIEDEYDSEFRLVGKPVPTLESIDVGEKVIYINTFSKSLSSTIRISYMVLPESLMRRYDEMLSFYACTVSNIEQYTLARFITDGCLEKHINRMRNYYREQRDLVLACIKKYMNPDKIRIREENSGLHFLLEIDTNYSDERLRNNAEARDIHISFLSQYYRNTENARYHTLVINYSGIMPEHIEEAVRRLIESIE; from the coding sequence ATGCTGACATATGCACTGGAAAATCGAGGAACAGATACGTTATATGAATATCTGTACAAGCAGATCAAAACAGATATTTTGTCTAAGAAGCTTGTAGCAGGGGAACGTTTGCCATCGAAACGTCTGCTTGCAAAAAATCTGAATGTCAGCACGATCACCGTGGAAAATGCATACAGTCAGTTGGTTGCCGAAGGATATATTTATTCGATTCCGAAAAGCGGTTATTATGTTACGGACATTTCGGCAGATCTGATGAAGCCGTTGCCGGAGCGACCGGCGAAGCAATTTGAAAAGCCGAAAGAAAAGAAAACATATTTTGCGGATTTTGCCAGTAACTCAACGGTAGAGGATGCGTTTCCATTCAGCATCTGGTCAAAGCTTTTAAAAGAAGTGATGGCGGAAAACAGCAAAGAGCTGATGTCCAGATCACCGTCCAAGGGTGTCTATGAGCTGCGAAGCGCGGTAGCAGGCTATCTGTATCAGTTCCGTGGTATGGATGTGAAGCCGGAGCAGGTCATCATAGGAGCCGGAACAGAATATCTCTATGGTCTTATCATTCAGCTGCTTGGCTATGACAAATGTTATGCGGTCGAAGATCCGGGGTATCAGAAGATATCGAGGATCTATCAGGCACAGAATGTATGCTGCAAATTTGTGGCAATGGATGAAAATGGGATCAATATGGAGGCTCTGGAAGAATCTGGTGCAGATGTACTTCATATTTCGCCGGCGCATCATTTTCCGACCGGACTGGTAACACCTGTCAGCAGGAGATATGAATTGTTATCTTGGGCATCCAGAAAGGACAACCGCTATATCATCGAAGATGAATATGACAGTGAATTTCGACTGGTTGGCAAGCCGGTACCTACACTTGAAAGTATCGATGTGGGCGAAAAGGTCATCTATATCAACACATTTTCCAAGAGCCTTTCCTCTACGATCCGTATCAGTTATATGGTTCTTCCGGAGAGTTTGATGCGGCGATATGATGAGATGCTCAGCTTTTATGCATGTACGGTGTCAAATATCGAGCAATATACACTTGCAAGATTTATCACCGATGGTTGTCTGGAAAAACACATTAACCGCATGCGTAATTATTACAGAGAACAGCGGGATCTGGTACTTGCATGCATTAAAAAATATATGAATCCGGACAAGATTCGTATTCGCGAAGAGAATTCAGGGCTGCATTTCCTGTTGGAGATTGATACGAATTACAGTGATGAGCGGTTGCGGAATAATGCCGAAGCAAGAGATATTCACATTTCATTTCTCAGCCAGTATTATAGAAATACCGAAAATGCCAGATATCATACACTGGTCATTAATTATTCCGGTATCATGCCGGAGCATATAGAAGAAGCAGTCAGAAGATTGATTGAAAGTATCGAATAA
- the pdxT gene encoding pyridoxal 5'-phosphate synthase glutaminase subunit PdxT, which translates to MKIAVLAVQGAFIEHEKMLESLGAETIELRQKSDLEQDFDGIVLPGGESTVQGKLLKELDMYDALKEKIEQGMPVLATCAGLILLAEELSNDDKRHFATLPVCVKRNAYGRQLGSFHYDGEIKGLGVYPMEFIRAPYIESVKPGVEVLAEVDGHIVAVKYQNQIALAFHPELSDDTRIHQMFLDMIK; encoded by the coding sequence ATGAAGATAGCAGTATTAGCGGTTCAGGGCGCATTTATCGAACACGAGAAAATGTTAGAGAGCCTTGGAGCAGAAACAATAGAACTCAGACAGAAAAGTGATCTGGAACAGGATTTTGACGGTATCGTTTTGCCGGGTGGCGAAAGCACTGTTCAGGGTAAGCTGTTAAAAGAGCTTGATATGTATGATGCATTAAAAGAAAAGATCGAACAGGGCATGCCGGTTCTTGCAACCTGTGCGGGACTGATCCTTCTTGCAGAAGAACTGTCCAATGATGATAAACGTCATTTTGCGACCCTTCCGGTCTGCGTAAAGAGAAATGCATATGGCAGACAGCTTGGAAGCTTTCATTATGATGGCGAGATCAAAGGTCTTGGAGTATATCCGATGGAATTTATCCGTGCACCATATATCGAGAGCGTAAAGCCGGGTGTTGAGGTATTAGCCGAGGTAGATGGTCACATTGTAGCGGTAAAATATCAGAACCAGATCGCACTGGCATTCCATCCGGAGCTTTCCGATGATACCCGTATTCATCAGATGTTCTTAGACATGATCAAATAA
- a CDS encoding DMT family transporter gives MKSRQIRNSLLLVLTAFIWGTAFVAQSKGGQALGPFSFNCIRSLVGSVVLLPVIRLLDKINPSNKKPKTVAERRLLWIGGLCCGMALFFASSAQQLGLYYGTPAGKAGFLTACYILLVPILGLFLKKKCGWNIWLGMVITIVGLYLLCMTAGALSFQNSDLFVLLCAFLFAIHILVIDHFSPLVDGVRMSCIQFLVAGVLSAFPMFFSEMGHSAAGIAAWLPQLQSWDAWVAILYAGVMSSGVAYTLQIIAQNGLNPTLASMIMSLESVFSVLAGWVILGEVLTARQLLGCLLIFIAIIFAQIPVGEKKS, from the coding sequence ATGAAAAGCAGACAAATCAGAAATTCACTCCTGTTAGTTCTTACGGCATTTATTTGGGGAACCGCCTTTGTGGCACAGAGTAAAGGCGGACAGGCACTGGGACCATTTTCTTTTAATTGTATACGAAGTCTGGTTGGAAGTGTAGTATTGCTTCCGGTGATCAGGTTACTTGATAAAATTAATCCAAGTAATAAGAAGCCGAAGACAGTCGCAGAACGGAGACTGTTATGGATCGGTGGTTTGTGCTGCGGAATGGCATTGTTCTTTGCAAGCTCGGCACAGCAGCTTGGTCTGTATTATGGCACTCCGGCAGGAAAGGCCGGTTTTCTGACGGCTTGCTATATTCTGCTGGTTCCGATCCTTGGTTTGTTTTTAAAGAAAAAATGTGGTTGGAATATCTGGCTTGGAATGGTGATCACGATTGTAGGACTTTATCTTTTATGTATGACAGCGGGGGCGCTATCATTTCAGAACAGTGATCTCTTTGTATTGCTCTGTGCATTTTTGTTTGCTATACATATTCTGGTGATCGATCATTTTTCACCATTGGTTGATGGTGTACGGATGTCCTGTATCCAGTTCCTGGTTGCCGGGGTACTCAGTGCATTTCCGATGTTCTTTTCAGAGATGGGACATTCGGCAGCAGGAATAGCAGCATGGCTTCCACAGTTACAGTCATGGGATGCATGGGTTGCAATTCTGTATGCCGGTGTGATGTCGAGCGGTGTTGCTTATACCTTGCAGATTATTGCACAGAATGGACTGAATCCGACGCTGGCATCTATGATCATGAGTCTGGAATCTGTATTTTCAGTACTTGCCGGCTGGGTGATCCTTGGTGAGGTGTTGACCGCCCGCCAGCTCCTTGGCTGCCTGTTGATCTTTATTGCGATCATCTTCGCACAGATTCCTGTGGGGGAGAAGAAATCCTGA